The DNA sequence TTTAAATTCACTGTCTTTTTTAGCTTGATCTTCATCCACAATATTATTTTGTTGGTAATATAAATCTCTTATATATGACCATGAACCAAAATATTTATTACAGAAATAATGTAGTTGATTTTCATTGAGTTGGATATCTTCAAGATTGTATTCTATTTTTCCCTGTAGGAAGGTTTTTATACCTTTTATTTTTTCTCTTGAAAGAGTAGAAAATTCTTCCAGTCCTTTTATAAGCTCGTCATCATCCAGTATTTCGTAGACAAAGTAGTCTTCTTCGCCATCTGGTTTATCTGTTAAGAGTAGTTGTTTTTGAAGCGTCTTGAGGTATTTGATATCTGAATTGGGTTTTTTATTTTCATTAAAGAATTTATTTAGTTCGACGATCTTGGCGTTATATGTATTGATATCGGTTTGCAATAAACAATGAACGTAAAACTCCGGCGTAAAGATGCTAATCCCATCTTCAATATCTTTATTCTGAAAATCTTCTGTTTTTAGATTTTTTTTATTTGTCTCTGCCCAAATAGAATTCATAACAAAAATTTCAAAATTTTCATCCAATATGCGGGTGGTAATTTGCCCTGCATTGGCTTTCCTTATCTTTATATCATTTTCTATATCACCTTCATCTACTTTTCTGCCATCATCTTTATAGAGGTTACCTCTGATTTCATTAAAGTTCTTGAAGTATGTAGACCAACCTTGGAAATATTCGGTTAATGTCCCTTTTCTCAACTCTTCTTTTTTGAGATATTCAATGTTATTTAGTGCGTATAGATTATTACCATCCTTATCATTCTTTACTTTTTCTTTTATGTTATCGTTCTTAATTTTCTTGGCAAGAATCAGCAAAACATTTTGTGAGAGTAAAATATTATTCTTTTTTTGCTTTTCATCTTTGTTATCTTGAATTTTTTCGTTTTCATTGAGATTATCTTTCAGCCAATCATAATAATCTTCTGCGGTCTTTTGAAATAAACCACCTTTACCGTCTTTATTTCCAAAGAACTTTACTAACCTAGCTTTTTCTTCGTTAATCCCTTTGGCAAGTTGAGATTTTTTGTTGTCATCTTTCTCTTTTTCAAAGTCTTTATATTTTTCAAACAAACTTGAGAAGTTAAGACTATCATTTACTTTCGCTTTACCCAGTGCGTCTTTAATAAACAACTTGTGAAGTTCAGTTAGATAATACTTCAAGGCTCTGTATCGTTTCTTTCGCTCAATATCTACTTCAAAAACATCTTGTTTGTTTTCGTTAAAAAATTTTTCTATTTTATCCTGTCTTTGAATTTGATCTCTGTTCTTATAACCCTTTTGATAAAAAATATCTTTCTCCTGTTTTTCAGTCAGAATAGGAATCAAAGAAAACCTCAATGTTTTTATGAGGGAGTATTGTTGTGTAAAATGCGAAAAAAGGTTTTCGGACATTTAGGTAATAGGTAAAAAGTAATATTTCAAAAAAATAAATTGTGCTGTTTTCATTGTAAAAACCGCGCTACGCTTTTAGCAAATATATCAAAATCACCAAGGTGGTTATTAATTTTATCTGCCACTTCGTCATAATCTATTTCCATATAGTCATGCACCAGAATGTTGCGAAAACTTGCGACAGAAGCAAATTTTCTTGAAAATTCTAGCTCAAGCACATGTTCTCTACCAAGAATTTCTATAGCCTCTCGTCCGTTTTGAGGCATCTGGAAACGCTGATCAGATATAACAAGCTCGCAAATATCTATACATGCTTCAGAAGCAAGTTGTAAAAATCGCTCCGCTTTAGCTCTTTTATTGATATCTTCCTATAATTCTTTTCCAGTTACTCCTTGGAGTGACTGCAAAATAACAAGATACTCTCTTAACTTTTCTAGTCTTAAATTAGCTTTGTCTATTGCATCTATATTATTCATACTGTAATCCTTTCTCAGCTATTGTGGCAATGCTTATTTCACTATGTCTTCTTATATATGGTAATCTATCAAAGTACTCAGACATTACTCGATGCTCAAAATTAATTCTCTGAGAATCATTGTTAGAAACAACATCTTTCCGTGGCAATATTGCAGAATACTGAAGCTGTATTGGGGCTAAATTTAGATCTATTACATCTATTTCATCGTGTTCTAATATCTTTCCAAGCTCACCTATATATTCAAGCCGCTTAGCAAATCGTTCTTTCTTACCAGTGTTTTTTTTGAAAAAAACACCAAAATCATAATCGCTTTGAAAATAAGACTTGTTCGTCGCTTGAGAACCAAAAAGATACACCATTTCAACTGGCTCATCAGAAAAATACTCCTTAATTTGTGTCATTTTTTTATCAGATATCATAACTACATTATATCACTTCATACGTAACCAAAGACGTGTTATTATACAGACATGGATCAACAACCTATCCAAGAAATTCTAAAACTACAACAAACCATAGCTAATACCAAACTTCCCGAGGATCTTAAAGAGAAAGTTAATCTATTACTACAACGTGCAGACTCAGCATTAAAGTACTCAGGTAAATCAGACACTTTGGACTCCGTAGAGCAATATATTGAGCAAGTTATCCGTATTCCCTGGTTTACTCAAACTCAAGACAGTCTTGATTTAAATCAGGCATCCCAGATATTACACAAAAGCCATTATGGCCTAGACCCGCTAAAACAGCGCATACTTGAATATATAGCCGTAATGAAACTAAAGCAGCAACAGCAAAGTGGTGAGAGTGCTATGCGTGCACCAATTCTCTGTTTTGTCGGACTAGTTGGCACTGGAAAAACTACCATTGCCTACTCAATAGCCGAAGCTATGGGCAGAAAATTGGTACGTATCCCTTTTGGTGGTATGGGGTCTGCATTAGATCTAAGAGGGCAATCGCGCCAACACGCTGAAGCTGAACCAGGACAAGTTATCAAAGCGCTACAAAGAGCGGGAAGTTACAACCCCGTTATATTGCTTGACGAAATTGATCGAGTAGCTGAGGGAGCCCGCACCGACATCATGGGAGTCTTAGTCGAACTATTAGACCCGGAGCAAAATGCCGCTTTTACTGACCACTATATTGATTATCCCGTAAATTTAAGCAATGCCTTATTCATAGCCACCGCTAACAATACCAGAGGAATATCTACGGCGGTTATGGATCGACTTGAGCCAATTCAGATGCCATCATACTCAGACGCTGAAAAAATCACCATCGGTAGAGACTATGTATTGCCACAAGTTATCCAAGCTTCTGGACTTCAGCCTGGACAATTGACCATTGATAACTCTGTCTGGCCTAATATTGTGCGACCACTAGGATACGATGCAGGTATAAGAACACTAAAACGCACAATTGGTGCTGTTTGCAGAAAAGCTGCAAAACTTATCATCGAAGGATCAGTGGTTTCCGTACGCGTTACTCCAGAAAATATCAAACAGTTTGTTCCACAGGTATAGTTGTGCTAAAATAAGGTCATCCACATGAAGATTGCCGTAATTTCGGACATACACGACGCTAAAAAAAAGCTTGTATCAGTTCTCAAATCTATTAAAGAACAAGAGTGTAACATGATATTTGCACTCGGTGATTACACCACCTTAGAGACGTTTAAGCTCATTGCATTAACCGGAATACAGATCTACGCTGTTTTTGGAAACATGGACGAAGAAAATGACAAAATTGAGAGCTGGATCCGCAAATCTACGAAAGATATTAATCTACGCCGTGAGATGAATCGAGTTCAGATAGAAGAAGAAAATTATGCACTCACACATTATCCAGAAATTGCTGAAAAACTATTAAAAAGCGGTATGTATGCACTGGTACTATATGGCCATACCCATATTGCAAAACAAGAACAAGATGAAGAAACATTAATGGCTAATCCTGGAGCTGTTAAAGATGGTACATTTGCCATATACGACACTAAAACAAAAATATTTGAAGTTAAATCTATTTAAATCTACAAAATAAATGAATTCTATTCGCATTATTCCTCTAGGTGGCTCAGACGATGTAACACGCAATATGTATGGTTATGAATACCGCCAATCGGGTACGGTTACCGACATATTACTCGTAGACTGCGGTATTGGTTTTCCAGACGCTTCCATGCAAGGGGTCGACTATATTATTCCAGATATTAGCTACTTAGAAGATAAACTAGATAAAATTCGTGGACTGGTACTTACACACGGACACATGGATCACATTGGAGCCCTTAAATATATTGCACCTCTGCTCAAGAATCCTCCACTATACGGAACAAGACTGACAGCTGCGCTAGCCGAAGCAAACATGCGAGAATTTGGATTACCAAATATTGTCAAAGTTGTAGATAATGACCAAAAATTAAATCTTGGTCCCTTCAAAGTTTCATTCGTACACGTTACTCACTCAATTCCAGACGCAGCGAATCTAGTAATTGAAACTCCAATAGGTAAGTTTTATCATGGTTCGGATTATAAATTTGATTGGTCTCCAATTGATGGACGACCAACTGAAGTAAATAAAATCGTAGCAGCTGCTGGAAATAATGGCTTCTTATGTCTACTATCTGACTGCGTACGCAGTGAAAATTCTGGATATACTCTCTCGGAGAGAATAATAGACAAGCATCTTTATCAAGAACTACAGCAAACGGAAGGGAAACTTATCTTTGCCACTTTTTCTTCCAATATCTCTCGAATACAACAGGCAGTAAATGCAGCAGTTAAAAATAACCGTTTATTCTGTTTTCTTGGTCGTAGTATGCGAAACAATGTTGAAGTGGCAAAACGCCTAAAGTATCTCCAATATCCAAAACATTCCGAAGTTAAAGAAAACATGCTTGGAAATATACCAGATAACAAACTTGTACTTATTGTTACCGGTAGCCAAGGAGAACCAAATTCAGTATTAGCTCGCATTGCTAATGAAGATCACAGACGAGTTACTACCACCTCCAAGGATAGAATTATTATTTCAGCCGATCCTATTCCAGGTAATGAGACATCTGTAAATAGCATAATCAATGCTTTTAGTAGTAGAGAAACCGAAGTCGTGTATACAGATATTCATGATTCTATGCACGTATCTGGTCACGGGTCCCAGGGAGATATAGCTCTAATGCTGGGACTTACAAAGCCCAAATACAGCATTCCTATTGGTGGAGAACATAAACAGATGGCTCAATATAAAAAGATTGCAATCGGCATTGGACTCAACCCTAAGAGCATTTTCATACCTAAAGGTGGCGACACTGTCACATTCGATCAAGAAGGCAAGGCGTATATCGACACACCAATCGACTTGCACGATGTAATAGTTGATGGATATGGTATTGGAGATATAGATAGCAACGTATTAAATGACCGCCAGCAACTTTCTCAGGAAGGATTCGTCAATGTGGTAATATCTTCAAATAACATCACTCTCATTACTCGAGGCTTCATTTTTCACGGAGAAAAGGAATCTAAGGTTCTTTTTGATGAAGCTAGATCTATCGTAGCTAGCTTATTAAATAAGCAAAACGGGGATTATAAAGAATTAAAAAGTAGAATTACAAAACAACTAAAACAGTTTTTCTATGAAAAAACTGGTCGTAACCCACTAATTCTTCCTGTAATCATACAAAACAAGGTATAATTAACGTTATGGTCCACCGTAAACGGAAAAAATATCGTAGACGAAAAAAACTACTTAACTTTAAACCTAAACAAGACACAATATATACTCTTATAGCAATTGGTTTATTTGCTGTAGCAGGTATTATCTTTTTTTCATTGAGAGACAATAGCTCTCCATTAGAAGTTGTACGCACAACTATAGTTGAATATATTGGCTGGGGAATAATATTAGCTCCAGTCATCCTAATATCCATCGGTCTCTTGCTGTTAAAGCTTAAATTTAGCTTGACACGACCTAATGTTACGATGGGGCTCATATTAACAAGTATTTCAATAATAAGCTTAACGAAAGCTGGGCGAATTGGCGCAGATGTATTCGTCAATATTTCCTCATTTATTTCTACAATCGGCGCATTTTTCTTACTTCTTCTGTTCACAATTGCAGGATTAATGATTCTATTTAATACTTCACTTGATAAAGTTATCATCGTGGCAGTAGATGCTCTTGATTACCTTAAAAAATTATTTGGAGCCGGATTTTTCTTTGACATAAAAAACGTATTTGAGGAAAAAACACCAGCTTTTGATAGCGCAGTGCCTAGTCTAAAAATTAAAGGCGGAAATGATGACACTAATTCATCGGAAAAAGAAAGTCAGCCAATTCCCGAAACACTTGAACCATCACAGTCACCTACCATTCCTCGAACTATTCCAATAGATCCACAAAACAGCTCTAACAATGGTTCAATATCCACAGTCTCAGCTATAGTAAATACCCCTGAAGCTATTGCTAAAAAATGGAATTA is a window from the Candidatus Roizmanbacteria bacterium CG_4_9_14_0_2_um_filter_38_17 genome containing:
- a CDS encoding DUF86 domain-containing protein, with the protein product MNKRAKAERFLQLASEACIDICELVISDQRFQMPQNGREAIEILGREHVLELEFSRKFASVASFRNILVHDYMEIDYDEVADKINNHLGDFDIFAKSVARFLQ
- a CDS encoding nucleotidyltransferase — its product is MISDKKMTQIKEYFSDEPVEMVYLFGSQATNKSYFQSDYDFGVFFKKNTGKKERFAKRLEYIGELGKILEHDEIDVIDLNLAPIQLQYSAILPRKDVVSNNDSQRINFEHRVMSEYFDRLPYIRRHSEISIATIAEKGLQYE